GGCTCGCGGCGGGGGCGGTGCCCGCGGGAACCGTGCGGGGGCCGCAGGCGACGGCGCTCGCAGTCAGAGCCCGTCGAAGGGCCGGGacaaggagaaggagaagagtCTGAGCGTGAGCAAGCCGCCGGCTTTGTCGTCTTCATCGGTTCCTTCTGTGAAAGTTCCTACATCTCCTCCCGCTCCTCCTGCCATCACTAAAACCCCGTCACCCTCCCAAGTGAACGGGAGTGCTCCAAAAAGGGTAAGGAGGACGAGTGCTGCCAGTTTTcgtattttgatgaaacttaAGTTTCGTTTTGGCTAACTTactaaacttttcttttttgttgtccaCAAAGTTGTTTACCTACTCTTCTTCCTTTGAATATTTCCAGTCATTGCTACGGCAGCGGGCCACAACAAAGCTGCCCTTGTAATTACTGTGTTAGCGCACAGATAAAGAGCGGGGCATAAattgttctttagttttctttgtcttctaaATTGGCCTGCCTCTATTCATCATGGATCACCCTCTCCAGTCTCCCTGTCTCTGTGTCGTCTATCTTCTGTTTCTGCCTAGCTGTGTCCTCtccaacaccccccccccaactccAGCCCTGCATGACCCCCTCTTACTagctctccctctctgtccccAGTCTGACCTCATGGAGTAactcctccctcccttcctggTTCTCAGTGTGCAACAGCAGTGGGTTGAAAGTTTAATTACAGAGCTGTAATATATGAGCAAAAACGTGCTTTTGGATTGAAGTTTGCTGgtgtgttttaatgtgtcaTATACTTGCTgcaaatttgaatttaaaaacttaTGTGATGACATAGTTACGGAATTATTCATTAGATGTTGTTAATCACTTACTgcattacattattttcttttgcaggGCCAACCAAAGACAGATTGCAAGTCGGATTCGAAGTCTGATACAAAATCGACCACTAATGCGTCCGAGAGACCCCTCAATCTTCACCGCCCTCCACCGGACAGCAAGTTGCACTCCTCCGGGAAGAAAACGCCAACTCCACAAACGAACCCGCGGACATCTTCGCCTTCTTCGCCACCACCTGCATCAAAAGAACCAACATTTGACGGCGTTAAACCTCCTCAGTACATTTACAGCACAGAAGGTCAGAAAGACAAGGACAAGGGTGTTCAGAGTTGGGGAGCGCCGACGGTGACGGAGAAATTAGCCCAGCTTATAGCAACCTGCCCGCCATCAAAGACCCCTAAGCCAGCTAAACCCGCAAAGACTGATCCCGTTCCCCCCCTTCCAAGCTCAGGCTTCATGGCTCCCACAGCCAAGCAGCGTGACAGGGCCATGGCCAATAGGAACACATATTCAAGAATGTTGCACCTTTCTCCCCCGCCCCCTGTGTCAAGACCACCTGGTCGGCCTTACGGTTCTAGGAACAAAGACAGCGTTTCAGAAAATTCCTCCATCCTGATGCAAGTAAGGAAGGAGGACTCGGATGGGTCTGGAAAGGCTATTATTAGCAGTGGCAACAACAGCATTAACAtgagcagcagcaacagcagcagtcGCAGCAGCAGCCCTGCGTTCCCCTATAATCGCCTGTCATCCATGTCAAAGGACAGCAACggtgaaaacagcagcagcagtattTCTAAGCCACAGTCGCGTCCTTCTCAGAGCTCCCCGCACGCCACATCTTCCCCGTTTTGCCCAATttcgtcctcttcctccattTCAGCCGAGCAGAGGACGGTGAGCGCAGTGAGTCACCTGGGCTCGCCCGTTCCCTCACAAGGACACCATGCTCAAGAGTCCCCAGCTCTGGCGGAGGAAAGTGGTGCGGGCGAGAAGGAGCAGGACAGCGAAAGCCCCAGAGACTTAACCAAGTGCCCCCCTTCAGCAGGAACGGGGAAATCAGATGGGAAAGACAGGGGAGCAGGTAATCAGTCACTGCGTGTTGAGAGGGGCAGAAGTTCCAGTCCAAGTAAGCGCAGTCCCAGCAGGGAGAGCAGTCAACCCAGTCGAAGTACGAGCCCTCCTGAGCCTGTTAGACAGAGGGCACCTTCTCCGTCTGAGCCGGAGGATGAAGAAGGTTCACAGACACCTCTTAGAGATGATTCTCCGGATTCATCCCTCGACTCAAACGACGAGCAGGACAGTAAACCCTTCAAAAAGCGCAGGGGGAGTAAACCCCGCTGGACTCACGTTATGAGCAAGATGCAGAGTCAACAAACGGACCAGGGTGGTCTCTTCAGCGAAAACAAAACCACCCTGCCCTCATCTGCAAGCTCGGAAACACCGCCGCCACCCGTTAAAAGACCTGTAGGCAGGCCGCCAAACCCAAATAAGGTCAGACCAAATCCTGTGCCTCAAAGCTCAGTGTCACAGCTTTTTCCACCCCGGCATAACAAAAGAGGAAGGTCAAAGTCTAAAATGCCCAGACTCGATGCCCCAACCCCTGGAAACTCCTCTAATAAGCTAGCATCCTCCAAAGTTTTTTCATCTTTGCTGAAGTCCAAGGAAGAGCAGGACCCACCTGTGCTTCACCCAGAGGTGGACTTGAACCCCCCTAAGCCTATGCCGAGAAAACGTGGACGGCCCAAGCGCCTGCCTCCGACTCTACCCCAAGAAGGCCAGCCTCCCACATTAGCTCCCGAGGCAGGAGACATGGGAGACAAACGGTTCCGCAGCAAAGGGAACGGGCAGCTTATTATGAAAACTATTATTAGCAAGATCAATAAGATGAAAAGTGTGAAGCGCAAACGATTTCTGAGTCAGATCCTTTTAGGCCCGAGAACAGAAGAAACTCCTAAAAGCAGCACCAGTGCCATGGTAAGCTCTGTGGAATCTACAACACAGTCACTATCCTCCCTAGCTGCTTCTTTTGGGGGGAAGTTGGGGCCACAAATTAATGTTAGCAAAAAGGGGACAATATACATGGGTAAGAGGAGAGGCCGTAAACCAAAAGCAGTGGCTACGGTGTCATCGCCAGAACCCTTTCTGTCTCCGAACACCACTTCccctctccatcatcatcagtcTCAGCACCAGCTCTCCTCGTCGGAGGTCTTtccctctccctccttctcACAATCAAGCGGAGGCCACAGTCCCATCAGTGATGCCAGCTTCGTGGAGCCCGGCTCAGTGCACTTTTCAGGTCACTCTCACTATTCTAGCTCCCATCACAGCCACAACACCTTCTCCTTCCCTCCCCCAACCTTCTCAGCTCCTAACAAGGTCCTGGGTTCTTCATTATCCTCTATGGCCACAGCAGCGTCTCAGAAAAAGTCCTCTTGCCGCGGGTAccctcaccaccaccatcatTACAGGCAGCATTATCATTATCACAAGCTTTCTCCTCCCCGGCCACTCCATCCTACCTCCCCAGCTCCCCTCAGCGAGCTAAAAGAAGCCACTCCGTCACCTGTCAGCGAGTCCCACAGTGAGGAGACCGTGCCCAGTGACAGTGGCATAGGAACAGACAATAACAGCACATCTGACCGTGGAGAGAAAGCTGGAGGGACCGGCGGGTTGAGTGCAATTGGGATGCCAGCCGGAATGGGATTATTAATGCCAGGTGTCATGGGTTCGGCAATTGCTCCAGGGATGGGCCTTAATTCCAGAGGCAGACGTCGACACTCCGCTGTGCTTATGGAACATCCCTCACCATCTCCGTCACCCCACGGGGCGCGGTCATCACCCGACCCCCGGAGACCTCACCCGACAGCTCCCACTTCCTCCCTACTGGGCCACAAAGAGAAACATAAGCACAAGTGTAAACGCCGCAGCCACGGATGCCCCGGCTACGACAAGCTAAAGAGACAGAAGAGAAAACGAAAGAAGAAGTATTTGCAGCTGCGGTCTCGGCGGCTTGACCCAGACTTTCTTGCTGAGCTGGATGAAATAATTGTGATGCTAAGTGAAATACGGATAACGCACCGTTCTGCAGGGCACCGGCTCAGCAGCGGAATAGGCATAGCACCGGGAACAAGTAGGATGCCGGGGTTGGGGAACCGACCTGGTGGTGGAATCGGAGGCCCGAGtggtcctcctcctcatcattaCGTTCACAGGGACCTCCTGCCTACAATCTTCAGGGTTAATTTTGGCCGGTTTTACTCTCATCCTGCCTACTCCTGCGACCCGTTGCACTATGTCCGGAAACCAGACATGAAGAAGAAACGTGGACGCCCTCCCAAACTGAGGGACTCCATGTCTGAAGTTCCTTTTGTACCTGGACTGGGATTCCCACTCTCAAGTGGAGGTTTCTACCACCCTTCTTACGGCGTTCCCTACTCGTCTGGACCTCTGGGATTGGGCTATTACAGAGGCTATCCTCCTGCAAGCGCCCTGTATCCCCACCCACACCACCAGTCACCTCACACAGCCCCATCCCACCACTCTCACCACTCACCGTCtttccccccacctccccccacGCCTTACATGCACCATCACCACCCTTCACATCTCCTGTTGAACCCCTCCAAATTTCACAAGAAGAAACACAAGCTGCTCAGGCAGGAGTACTTGGGAGGAGGCAGGTCCCCTGTCCTGTTCCCACCCATGTCCTCTGATCTTTCATTCAACTGGCatcataaacacaaacacagacacaaacacagagagcgCTGCTCCGAGGAGGACCGGGAGGAAGCAGGAAGGAGTGGATCAGGGAgccgagctgctgctggtgtttcTGACAAAGTAGCATTGAGTAAAGGAGAACGAGTTGGTGGTTTGGTAATGGCCGAGTCATTACAAAGATGCCGCTTCGGAAGAGACACTTCCAGTACCACTGCCAGCAAGCAAGCTGCTGCTACCTCTGCCAACtcgccctcctcttcctcgtcctcGTCTGCAGAAAGGTACAAGCGCAAAGAAAGCTCCATGTCCTGTTTAGGACCCTCTCGGCTCACGCTGGATAGCAGCTCGAAAGGCCATCATCCAGTCGCATCCTGGTTCAGAATGGGCAGCTCTGAAGCGGACTACTCTCAGCTTTCGCGGAGCCACATGGCCCCCGGCCAGGGCTCGTTCTCCGATGGACGGGCAGGGGACGCAGCAGGCTGCTCAGATAGCGAGGACGAGGAGCCTCTCACTCCCACAGAGGACGTAAAAGCTCACAGTTCTCCTAATCTTACAAATCTCTTCGCCTCGGCTCTGACCCGAACTTCACTGAAAGTCGGCAGGAACAGAAAGGCGGACATGGTTACAGAGAGCTCCAACTTCAGCCACGTGGATCGGCCGGTGAGGAAGGACCGCTCAACGtcagcagagaggagggagtTGGGTAAGTCCAGTTCTGTCCGAGTAAAGCTAAGAAACCTGTCTGAACGGGCTGCTTACAACAGCATACAACACGTTACAATAGCAGCTAATCTGTAGCTAAAATCTTGTATACCTTTAAGCTATTCACACAACTCAAATTTCAGTTTAATAAGTACCAAAGTCAGTTGTGTATTGcgtttattttccaaaaatagTTCTGACGCAGCCTCCTCCTGAATTCTCTGAATGTAATTGGCTAATGTTTGATGGGATGTTGGCACAGCTGGGGTATCAGTGGCTCCGTGTGCAGCAGGCAGTCAGATCCAACCTGAACTCCTGGCTTTTGAATTTGtccagcagttttttttatttttatttatgttttttttcaccgCAGCAAGTGGGCTCTACAACTCCGTTTGATCTCGGCACATGAACACGCGCGTCCCACGAACCCTCCCTCGCTGCGTGCCGAACGATTGTGCTGCGGTTAGAGCAGGAACCGTCCGCACTTAAGTTGTGGCTAcaacaaacattaataaattacAGGTTCTCTATT
The DNA window shown above is from Kryptolebias marmoratus isolate JLee-2015 linkage group LG5, ASM164957v2, whole genome shotgun sequence and carries:
- the ash1l gene encoding histone-lysine N-methyltransferase ASH1L isoform X4, which translates into the protein MDQKVQGRTATPPPPLSSAPTGEREKDGGGGKKEDEDEKKRDREKEGAAAVPAGAGGPGVAGDDQSQFSVKESSLSEGNVKLKIGLHTKRMKKPPKILENYVCRPAFRATVRHTARGGGGARGNRAGAAGDGARSQSPSKGRDKEKEKSLSVSKPPALSSSSVPSVKVPTSPPAPPAITKTPSPSQVNGSAPKRGQPKTDCKSDSKSDTKSTTNASERPLNLHRPPPDSKLHSSGKKTPTPQTNPRTSSPSSPPPASKEPTFDGVKPPQYIYSTEGQKDKDKGVQSWGAPTVTEKLAQLIATCPPSKTPKPAKPAKTDPVPPLPSSGFMAPTAKQRDRAMANRNTYSRMLHLSPPPPVSRPPGRPYGSRNKDSVSENSSILMQVRKEDSDGSGKAIISSGNNSINMSSSNSSSRSSSPAFPYNRLSSMSKDSNGENSSSSISKPQSRPSQSSPHATSSPFCPISSSSSISAEQRTVSAVSHLGSPVPSQGHHAQESPALAEESGAGEKEQDSESPRDLTKCPPSAGTGKSDGKDRGAGNQSLRVERGRSSSPSKRSPSRESSQPSRSTSPPEPVRQRAPSPSEPEDEEGSQTPLRDDSPDSSLDSNDEQDSKPFKKRRGSKPRWTHVMSKMQSQQTDQGGLFSENKTTLPSSASSETPPPPVKRPVGRPPNPNKVRPNPVPQSSVSQLFPPRHNKRGRSKSKMPRLDAPTPGNSSNKLASSKVFSSLLKSKEEQDPPVLHPEVDLNPPKPMPRKRGRPKRLPPTLPQEGQPPTLAPEAGDMGDKRFRSKGNGQLIMKTIISKINKMKSVKRKRFLSQILLGPRTEETPKSSTSAMVSSVESTTQSLSSLAASFGGKLGPQINVSKKGTIYMGKRRGRKPKAVATVSSPEPFLSPNTTSPLHHHQSQHQLSSSEVFPSPSFSQSSGGHSPISDASFVEPGSVHFSGHSHYSSSHHSHNTFSFPPPTFSAPNKVLGSSLSSMATAASQKKSSCRGYPHHHHHYRQHYHYHKLSPPRPLHPTSPAPLSELKEATPSPVSESHSEETVPSDSGIGTDNNSTSDRGEKAGGTGGLSAIGMPAGMGLLMPGVMGSAIAPGMGLNSRGRRRHSAVLMEHPSPSPSPHGARSSPDPRRPHPTAPTSSLLGHKEKHKHKCKRRSHGCPGYDKLKRQKRKRKKKYLQLRSRRLDPDFLAELDEIIVMLSEIRITHRSAGHRLSSGIGIAPGTSRMPGLGNRPGGGIGGPSGPPPHHYVHRDLLPTIFRVNFGRFYSHPAYSCDPLHYVRKPDMKKKRGRPPKLRDSMSEVPFVPGLGFPLSSGGFYHPSYGVPYSSGPLGLGYYRGYPPASALYPHPHHQSPHTAPSHHSHHSPSFPPPPPTPYMHHHHPSHLLLNPSKFHKKKHKLLRQEYLGGGRSPVLFPPMSSDLSFNWHHKHKHRHKHRERCSEEDREEAGRSGSGSRAAAGVSDKVALSKGERVGGLVMAESLQRCRFGRDTSSTTASKQAAATSANSPSSSSSSSAERYKRKESSMSCLGPSRLTLDSSSKGHHPVASWFRMGSSEADYSQLSRSHMAPGQGSFSDGRAGDAAGCSDSEDEEPLTPTEDVKAHSSPNLTNLFASALTRTSLKVGRNRKADMVTESSNFSHVDRPVRKDRSTSAERRELGSSGIQTRGVSASEGTEGSLHHRQLHHHQPSLFHSHSSPSSSCLSPPQDFYLDSSLPHLSHRAQPSKRSLHHVNKILRAKKLQRQARTGNNMVKKRGPGRPRKYPLPSPPPSPPPVAELNPTRHRDGAAERLAGRRGWEGSTVADAIESVVQGQRRKGQRRKHWEGDEDDEEEGEIEEDKEAEETEEQVPEKEENPGNLAARPRTGTGRSWPAEEVHQHFQNPVERKPEEQSSLEGPGPVSKEQAAPLPMNNQREKRAARPPKKKFQKAGLYSDVYKTEDPRSQLLQLKKEKLEYIPGEHEYGLFPAPIHVGKYLRQKRIDFQLPYDILWLWKHDQLHKRPDVPLYKKIRSNVYVDVKPLSGYETTTCNCRSPDSSAEKGCLDDCLNRMSFAECSPSTCPCGDKCDNQHIQRHEWVQCLERFRAEGKGWGIRTKESLRSGQFIIEYLGEVVSEQEFRNRMMQQYFSHSGHYCLNLDSGMVIDSYRMGNEARFINHSCEPNCEMQKWSVNGVYRIGLFALKDINSGTELTYDYNFHSFNTEEQQVCKCFSESCRGIIGGKSQRINGLPGKTGGAQRLGRLKEKRKSKHQLKKREEESSDSSKFYPHLMKPMSNRERNFVLKHRVFLLRNWEKMREKQELQKREGERERDAGSLSMYARWGGVIRDDGNIKSDVFLTQFSALQTSRSVRTRRLAAAEENTEVTRTARLAHIFKEICDMITSYKDSSGQILAAPLVNLPSRKRNSQYYEKVSDPLDLSTIEKQILTGHYKTVEAFDTDMLKVFRNAEKYYGKKSSVGRDVCRLRKAYYSARHEAAVQIDEIVGETASEADSSDSLERDHLHHHHGGPGSHDKDDDVIRCICGMYKDEGLMIQCEKCMVWQHCDCMRLETEVEHYLCEQCDPRPVDREVPMIPQPSYAQAGSIYYICLLRDDLLLHQGDCVYLMRDSRRTPEGQPVRQSYRLLSHMNRDKLDIFRIEKLWKNEKGERFAFGHHYFRPHETHHSPSRRFYQNELFRMPLYEIIPLEAVVGTCCVLDLYTYCKGRPKGVKEQDVYICDYRLDKSAHLFYKIHRNRYPVCTKLYAFNHFPKRLTPKRDFSPHYVPDNYKRNGGRSAWKSERPKEASGCEDDGSSCERGEDFPPEEEEDGRGADDDVDMEDPELLSAKHRRPDRGRRGGGDDEDEDEEEDEEDGLEAEVRKELEESSKERMVEMLELPSSSASSPLHHPALGRREAQRERLNKILLDLLHRTPSKNGEGPGTKQGAIDVTYLLEEGAGRRLRRRTLGFGDFVGRK
- the ash1l gene encoding histone-lysine N-methyltransferase ASH1L isoform X3, whose protein sequence is MDQKVQGRTATPPPPLSSAPTGEREKDGGGGKKEDEDEKKRDREKEGAAAVPAGAGGPGVAGDDQSQFSVKESSLSEGNVKLKIGLHTKRMKKPPKILENYVCRPAFRATVRHTARGGGGARGNRAGAAGDGARSQSPSKGRDKEKEKSLSVSKPPALSSSSVPSVKVPTSPPAPPAITKTPSPSQVNGSAPKRGQPKTDCKSDSKSDTKSTTNASERPLNLHRPPPDSKLHSSGKKTPTPQTNPRTSSPSSPPPASKEPTFDGVKPPQYIYSTEGQKDKDKGVQSWGAPTVTEKLAQLIATCPPSKTPKPAKPAKTDPVPPLPSSGFMAPTAKQRDRAMANRNTYSRMLHLSPPPPVSRPPGRPYGSRNKDSVSENSSILMQVRKEDSDGSGKAIISSGNNSINMSSSNSSSRSSSPAFPYNRLSSMSKDSNGENSSSSISKPQSRPSQSSPHATSSPFCPISSSSSISAEQRTVSAVSHLGSPVPSQGHHAQESPALAEESGAGEKEQDSESPRDLTKCPPSAGTGKSDGKDRGAGNQSLRVERGRSSSPSKRSPSRESSQPSRSTSPPEPVRQRAPSPSEPEDEEGSQTPLRDDSPDSSLDSNDEQDSKPFKKRRGSKPRWTHVMSKMQSQQTDQGGLFSENKTTLPSSASSETPPPPVKRPVGRPPNPNKVRPNPVPQSSVSQLFPPRHNKRGRSKSKMPRLDAPTPGNSSNKLASSKVFSSLLKSKEEQDPPVLHPEVDLNPPKPMPRKRGRPKRLPPTLPQEGQPPTLAPEAGDMGDKRFRSKGNGQLIMKTIISKINKMKSVKRKRFLSQILLGPRTEETPKSSTSAMVSSVESTTQSLSSLAASFGGKLGPQINVSKKGTIYMGKRRGRKPKAVATVSSPEPFLSPNTTSPLHHHQSQHQLSSSEVFPSPSFSQSSGGHSPISDASFVEPGSVHFSGHSHYSSSHHSHNTFSFPPPTFSAPNKVLGSSLSSMATAASQKKSSCRGYPHHHHHYRQHYHYHKLSPPRPLHPTSPAPLSELKEATPSPVSESHSEETVPSDSGIGTDNNSTSDRGEKAGGTGGLSAIGMPAGMGLLMPGVMGSAIAPGMGLNSRGRRRHSAVLMEHPSPSPSPHGARSSPDPRRPHPTAPTSSLLGHKEKHKHKCKRRSHGCPGYDKLKRQKRKRKKKYLQLRSRRLDPDFLAELDEIIVMLSEIRITHRSAGHRLSSGIGIAPGTSRMPGLGNRPGGGIGGPSGPPPHHYVHRDLLPTIFRVNFGRFYSHPAYSCDPLHYVRKPDMKKKRGRPPKLRDSMSEVPFVPGLGFPLSSGGFYHPSYGVPYSSGPLGLGYYRGYPPASALYPHPHHQSPHTAPSHHSHHSPSFPPPPPTPYMHHHHPSHLLLNPSKFHKKKHKLLRQEYLGGGRSPVLFPPMSSDLSFNWHHKHKHRHKHRERCSEEDREEAGRSGSGSRAAAGVSDKVALSKGERVGGLVMAESLQRCRFGRDTSSTTASKQAAATSANSPSSSSSSSAERYKRKESSMSCLGPSRLTLDSSSKGHHPVASWFRMGSSEADYSQLSRSHMAPGQGSFSDGRAGDAAGCSDSEDEEPLTPTEDVKAHSSPNLTNLFASALTRTSLKVGRNRKADMVTESSNFSHVDRPVRKDRSTSAERRELGSSGIQTRGVSASEGTEGSLHHRQLHHHQPSLFHSHSSPSSSCLSPPQDFYLDSSLPHLSHRAQPSKRSLHHVNKILRAKKLQRQARTGNNMVKKRGPGRPRKYPLPSPPPSPPPVAELNPTRHRDGAAERLAGRRGWEGSTVADAIESVVQGQRRKGQRRKHWEGDEDDEEEGEIEEDKEAEETEEQVPEKEENPGNLAARPRTGTGRSWPAEEVHQHFQNPVERKPEEQSSLEGPGPVSKEQAAPLPMNNQREKRAARPPKKKFQKAGLYSDVYKTEDPRSQLLQLKKEKLEYIPGEHEYGLFPAPIHVGKYLRQKRIDFQLPYDILWLWKHDQLHKRPDVPLYKKIRSNVYVDVKPLSGYETTTCNCRSPDSSAEKGCLDDCLNRMSFAECSPSTCPCGDKCDNQHIQRHEWVQCLERFRAEGKGWGIRTKESLRSGQFIIEYLGEVVSEQEFRNRMMQQYFSHSGHYCLNLDSGMVIDSYRMGNEARFINHSCEPNCEMQKWSVNGVYRIGLFALKDINSGTELTYDYNFHSFNTEEQQVCKCFSESCRGIIGGKSQRINGLPGKTGGAQRLGRLKEKRKSKHQLKKREEESSDSSKFYPHLMKPMSNRERNFVLKHRVFLLRNWEKMREKQELQKREGERERDAGSLSMYARWGGVIRDDGNIKSDVFLTQFSALQTSRSVRTRRLAAAEENTEVTRTARLAHIFKEICDMITSYKDSSGQILAAPLVNLPSRKRNSQYYEKVSDPLDLSTIEKQILTGHYKTVEAFDTDMLKVFRNAEKYYGKKSSVGRDVCRLRKAYYSARHEAAVQIDEIVGETASEADSSDSLERDHLHHHHGGPGSHDKDDDVIRCICGMYKDEGLMIQCEKCMVWQHCDCMRLETEVEHYLCEQCDPRPVDREVPMIPQPSYAQAGSIYYICLLRDDLLLHQGDCVYLMRDSRRTPEGQPVRQSYRLLSHMNRDKLDIFRIEKLWKNEKGERFAFGHHYFRPHETHHSPSRRFYQNELFRMPLYEIIPLEAVVGTCCVLDLYTYCKGRPKGVKEQDVYICDYRLDKSAHLFYKIHRNRYPVCTKLYAFNHFPKRLTPKRDFSPHYVPDNYKRNGGRSAWKSERPKEASGCEDDGSSCERGEDFPPEEEEDGRGADDDVDMEDPELLSAKHRRPDRGRRGGGDDEDEDEEEDEEDGLEAEVRKELEESSKERMVEMLELPSSSASSPLHHPALGRREAQRERLNKILLDLLHRTPSKNENGDEARREMSTAGCPTITDHNASLRWGGGVGCSSLPLPRLSSQS